Proteins encoded by one window of Cloeon dipterum chromosome 2, ieCloDipt1.1, whole genome shotgun sequence:
- the LOC135935631 gene encoding synaptic vesicle 2-related protein: MISTVTRNFKGSKAADYEDLDANYNSRNPQDIIEMQSPVPVVPDESYTVGAAVNAFGFGKFQVKLSLFTGLCWMADSMEMTILSILSPALHCDWKITQYQQALTTTVVFLGMMISSTFWGVLSDKYGRKQALTLCSVLLFYFALMSSFAPSFGWILFLRGLVGFAIGCVPQSVTLYAEFLPTKQRAKCVVLLDCFWALGACFEVLLALFVMPTLGWKWLLGLSTIPLFAFACACPWLPESARYHVASGQTEQAEATLQKIARDNGKPMLVGRLVLEDGQMSIRGRVRDLLSTEYRKTSLLLWTIWIATAFCYYGVVLMTTELFENKAPCPGPGPCVSECKRLSSSDYMDLLWTTLAEFPGIFATIFVIERFGRKKTIAAQFLVYTVSMAILHLSMDNRAYLTGMLFISRGIVAGIFQAAYVYTPEVYPTPLRAVGVGTCSAMARLGAMVTPYVAQVLLKTSTTWAVSIYAATAVVAAMAALCLPYETKGAEMKETMVRNQHK, from the exons ATGATCTCGACTGTAACGAGAAACTTCAAAGGCAGCAAAGCCGCCGACTATGAGGATTTGGATGCCAACTACAATAGCAGAAATCCTCAAGACATCATCGAGATGCAGTCTCCTGTGCCCGTCGTGCCAGATG AGTCGTACACGGTGGGTGCGGCGGTCAACGCGTTTGGCTTCGGTAAGTTCCAGGTCAAGCTGTCGCTGTTCACGGGTCTGTGCTGGATGGCCGACAGCATGGAGATGACCATCCTCAGCATCCTGTCGCCGGCCCTGCACTGCGACTGGAAAATCACGCAATACCAGCAGGCGCTCACAACCACG GTGGTCTTTTTAGGGATGATGATAAGCTCGACCTTTTGGGGCGTGCTGAGTGACAAGTACGGACGAAAGCAGGCGTTGACTCTGTGCTCCGTGCTGCTGTTTTACTTCGCTCTCATGAGCTCCTTCGCGCCTTCTTTTGGCTGGATTCTGTTCCTTAGGGGTCTCGTCGGGTTCGCCATCGGTTGCGTCCCTCAATC AGTCACTCTCTATGCTGAATTTCTACCCACCAAGCAGAGGGCGAAATGCGTTGTTCTATTAGAC TGTTTCTGGGCGCTCGGCGCCTGCTTCGAAGTGCTGCTGGCGCTGTTTGTGATGCCCACTCTGGGCTGGAAGTGGCTGTTGGGCCTCTCGACGATTCCGCTGTTTGCATTCGCCTGTGCTTGCCCT TGGCTGCCCGAGAGTGCTCGGTACCACGTGGCCAGCGGACAGACAGAGCAAGCGGAGGCCACCCTGCAGAAGATCGCGCGTGACAACGGCAAACCTATGCTGGTCGGCCGCCTGGTGCTGGAGGATGGCCAGATGTCCATCAGAGGAAGGGTCAGAGATCTGCTGAGCACGGAGTATAGGAAAACGTCACTCTTGCTCTGGACAATATG GATCGCGACGGCATTTTGCTACTACGGCGTCGTGCTGATGACGACTGAGCTGTTCGAAAACAAAGCACCGTGTCCTGGTCCCGGGCCGTGCGTCTCTGAGTGCAAGCGACTCTCGTCCTCGGACTACATGGACCTGCTGTGGACCACGCTGGCCGAGTTCCCCGGAATTTTCGCCACCATTTTTGTGATAGAGCGTTTTGGGCGGAAGAAGACGATTGCAGCCCAGTTTCTAGTGTACACCGTCTCCATGGCCATTCTTCATCTCAGCATGGAcaa ccGAGCATACTTGACCGGCATGCTCTTCATCTCGCGTGGAATCGTGGCTGGAATCTTCCAAGCTGCCTATGTTTATACCCCTGag gtTTACCCAACTCCGCTTCGGGCCGTGGGGGTGGGCACCTGCAGCGCGATGGCCCGCTTGGGGGCCATGGTGACCCCGTACGTGGCACAGGTGCTGCTGAAGACGTCCACCACTTGGGCTGTGTCCATTTACGCGGCGACAGCAGTGGTCGCGGCAATGGCCGCCCTCTGCCTCCCGTACGAAACCAAGGGCGCCGAAATGAAAGAGACAATGGTCAGAAACCAGCACAAGTGA
- the LOC135935630 gene encoding alpha-(1,6)-fucosyltransferase-like isoform X1, with the protein MLQLSICRQILGPRVLIIVCVTVQTIFNLVYPGKMKQCVILTVAWLLMFLLLLYVTGPLLKVQIEKNEKLEQNLRVISKRLSHAFRQLEKLRRHYEELKKMIKVGFSYQNKTIRTLLEREKAMNEGSAIKACNPVPPRIEYEQTRRMIHSAVRDMWSYLETRFKSILDTHESENKSFPEEVKSLLVGSAGRIQFILKYLDKLPSVDGHASWRQSEARYLSTIIQNRIKLLQNPPNCAAAKYLMCQFSSDCNRLACRLERVTACLAEAYRMLRTLVIDDNAWNTNFLPLSQVCSDIQNKEEYVGVPWPGSPHDMRIDLSQDENVFSWKVVPYDFSQHLNRLRGDPLLWWRGQLYSYLMRPLPTMNNLYHRVKERIKFYRNPIIGICVDDEGLLDDLISVVEHRYSQLEMKDISLQRRIFISSNNWDIPQKIKKIYPHIDTMYVSEELMIEVGAEEFAEDRFEFQKDILDVHFLQNTEFIISASQSNKLCHIALALKMNHTDAQMVSLGNISASDHKRYLDYMCIIKHVAQNEEEIDLNLGDSVINVEKLPNGYSKGVNKVSRRAGLFPSYKVAGLTRYKKFYDFKGTVSTTKITTKAEQTTEEVYEYED; encoded by the exons ATGCTGCAGCTCTCGATATGCCGTCAGATTTTGGGTCCCAGAGTGCTTATTATAGTGTGTGTTACCGTTCAaacgatatttaatttagtttatcCAGGAAAAATGAAGCAGTGTGTGATTTTGACCGTGGCTTGGCTCCTCATGTTTCTCCTTTTGCTCTACGTTACGGGACCGCTTTTGAAGGTGCAGATTGAGAAGAACGAAAAATTGGAGCAAAACCTGCGCGTCATCTCTAAGCGATTGTCCCACGCATTCCGACAGTTGGAAAAACTCAGAAGACATTACGAAGAGTTAAAAAAGATGATTAA AGTCGGCTTTTcgtatcaaaataaaaccatcAGGACTTTGTTGGAGAGAGAGAAGGCAATGAACGAAGGGTCGGCCATAAAGGCTTGCAACCCtg TGCCCCCGAGGATTGAGTACGAGCAGACGAGACGAATGATCCATTCTGCAGTGCGGGACATGTGGTCGTATTTGGAAACCAGGTTTAAATCAATATTGGATACCCATGAGAGCGAGAACAAGTCTTTCCCCGAGGAGGTGAAAAGTCTGCTTGTGGGATCAGCGGGACGGATTCA gtTTATTTTGAAGTACCTGGACAAACTGCCAAGCGTGGACGGTCACGCGAGTTGGCGCCAGTCTGAAGCCAGATATTTGAGCACGATCATCCAAAATAGAATCAAACTGCTGCAAAATCCACCGAATTGTGCGGCGGCGAAATATCTGATGTGCCAATTCAGTTCG GATTGCAACCGTCTCGCTTGCCGGCTGGAAAGGGTGACTGCGTGCCTAGCTGAGGCGTACCGAATGCTCAGAACGCTCGTCATCGACGACAACGCGTGGAACACGAATTTCCTGCCGCTCAGTCAAGTGTGCAGTGATATTCAAAATAAGGAAGAATATGTTGGCGTCCCTTGGCCTG GGTCTCCCCACGACATGAGGATCGACCTGAGCCAGGATGAAAACGTGTTCAGCTGGAAAGTTGTTCCATACGATTTTTCCCAGCATTTGAACAGACTCAGAGGTGATCCCCTTCTCTGGTGGAGAGGACAACTTTACTCGTACTTGATGCGGCCTCTGCCAACCATGAACAATCTTTACCACCGCGTCAAAGAAAGGATCAAATTTTATCGAAATCCGATAATTGG AATTTGCGTGGACGATGAAGGCCTGTTGGACGACCTGATCAGCGTCGTTGAGCACCGATACTCGCAGTTGGAAATGAAGGATATTTCGCTGCAGAGgcgaattttcatttcaagcaATAACTGGGACATACcacaaaagattaaaaagat ATATCCGCACATCGACACCATGTATGTTTCCGAGGAATTAATGATAGAGGTTGGAGCTGAAGAATTTGCAGAAGATCGGTTTGAGTTTCAGAAGGATATACTTGATGTCCACTTCTTGCAAAACACCGAGTTCATAATATCTGCAAGCCAAAGTAACAAG cTTTGTCACATTGCTCTGGCACTGAAAATGAACCACACAGACGCTCAAATGGTGTCTCTAGGGAACATCAGCGCCTCCGACCACAAAAGATATTTGGACTATATGTGCATCATTAAACATGTAGCTCAAAATGAAGAGGAAATAGACCTCAACCTAGGAGATTCAGTGATAAACgtggaaaaattgccaaacGGCTACTCAAAG ggcGTCAATAAGGTCAGCCGACGGGCAGGATTGTTTCCCTCATACAAAGTTGCTGGCCTCACtagatacaaaaaattttacgacTTTAAAGGGACTGTTTCAACAACCAAGATAACCACTAAAGCAGAGCAAACAACAGAGGAGGTGTATGAATATGAGGACTAA
- the LOC135935630 gene encoding alpha-(1,6)-fucosyltransferase-like isoform X2, with protein MPSDFGSQRKMKQCVILTVAWLLMFLLLLYVTGPLLKVQIEKNEKLEQNLRVISKRLSHAFRQLEKLRRHYEELKKMIKVGFSYQNKTIRTLLEREKAMNEGSAIKACNPVPPRIEYEQTRRMIHSAVRDMWSYLETRFKSILDTHESENKSFPEEVKSLLVGSAGRIQFILKYLDKLPSVDGHASWRQSEARYLSTIIQNRIKLLQNPPNCAAAKYLMCQFSSDCNRLACRLERVTACLAEAYRMLRTLVIDDNAWNTNFLPLSQVCSDIQNKEEYVGVPWPGSPHDMRIDLSQDENVFSWKVVPYDFSQHLNRLRGDPLLWWRGQLYSYLMRPLPTMNNLYHRVKERIKFYRNPIIGICVDDEGLLDDLISVVEHRYSQLEMKDISLQRRIFISSNNWDIPQKIKKIYPHIDTMYVSEELMIEVGAEEFAEDRFEFQKDILDVHFLQNTEFIISASQSNKLCHIALALKMNHTDAQMVSLGNISASDHKRYLDYMCIIKHVAQNEEEIDLNLGDSVINVEKLPNGYSKGVNKVSRRAGLFPSYKVAGLTRYKKFYDFKGTVSTTKITTKAEQTTEEVYEYED; from the exons ATGCCGTCAGATTTTGGGTCCCAGA GAAAAATGAAGCAGTGTGTGATTTTGACCGTGGCTTGGCTCCTCATGTTTCTCCTTTTGCTCTACGTTACGGGACCGCTTTTGAAGGTGCAGATTGAGAAGAACGAAAAATTGGAGCAAAACCTGCGCGTCATCTCTAAGCGATTGTCCCACGCATTCCGACAGTTGGAAAAACTCAGAAGACATTACGAAGAGTTAAAAAAGATGATTAA AGTCGGCTTTTcgtatcaaaataaaaccatcAGGACTTTGTTGGAGAGAGAGAAGGCAATGAACGAAGGGTCGGCCATAAAGGCTTGCAACCCtg TGCCCCCGAGGATTGAGTACGAGCAGACGAGACGAATGATCCATTCTGCAGTGCGGGACATGTGGTCGTATTTGGAAACCAGGTTTAAATCAATATTGGATACCCATGAGAGCGAGAACAAGTCTTTCCCCGAGGAGGTGAAAAGTCTGCTTGTGGGATCAGCGGGACGGATTCA gtTTATTTTGAAGTACCTGGACAAACTGCCAAGCGTGGACGGTCACGCGAGTTGGCGCCAGTCTGAAGCCAGATATTTGAGCACGATCATCCAAAATAGAATCAAACTGCTGCAAAATCCACCGAATTGTGCGGCGGCGAAATATCTGATGTGCCAATTCAGTTCG GATTGCAACCGTCTCGCTTGCCGGCTGGAAAGGGTGACTGCGTGCCTAGCTGAGGCGTACCGAATGCTCAGAACGCTCGTCATCGACGACAACGCGTGGAACACGAATTTCCTGCCGCTCAGTCAAGTGTGCAGTGATATTCAAAATAAGGAAGAATATGTTGGCGTCCCTTGGCCTG GGTCTCCCCACGACATGAGGATCGACCTGAGCCAGGATGAAAACGTGTTCAGCTGGAAAGTTGTTCCATACGATTTTTCCCAGCATTTGAACAGACTCAGAGGTGATCCCCTTCTCTGGTGGAGAGGACAACTTTACTCGTACTTGATGCGGCCTCTGCCAACCATGAACAATCTTTACCACCGCGTCAAAGAAAGGATCAAATTTTATCGAAATCCGATAATTGG AATTTGCGTGGACGATGAAGGCCTGTTGGACGACCTGATCAGCGTCGTTGAGCACCGATACTCGCAGTTGGAAATGAAGGATATTTCGCTGCAGAGgcgaattttcatttcaagcaATAACTGGGACATACcacaaaagattaaaaagat ATATCCGCACATCGACACCATGTATGTTTCCGAGGAATTAATGATAGAGGTTGGAGCTGAAGAATTTGCAGAAGATCGGTTTGAGTTTCAGAAGGATATACTTGATGTCCACTTCTTGCAAAACACCGAGTTCATAATATCTGCAAGCCAAAGTAACAAG cTTTGTCACATTGCTCTGGCACTGAAAATGAACCACACAGACGCTCAAATGGTGTCTCTAGGGAACATCAGCGCCTCCGACCACAAAAGATATTTGGACTATATGTGCATCATTAAACATGTAGCTCAAAATGAAGAGGAAATAGACCTCAACCTAGGAGATTCAGTGATAAACgtggaaaaattgccaaacGGCTACTCAAAG ggcGTCAATAAGGTCAGCCGACGGGCAGGATTGTTTCCCTCATACAAAGTTGCTGGCCTCACtagatacaaaaaattttacgacTTTAAAGGGACTGTTTCAACAACCAAGATAACCACTAAAGCAGAGCAAACAACAGAGGAGGTGTATGAATATGAGGACTAA
- the LOC135935633 gene encoding ribosomal RNA small subunit methyltransferase NEP1, producing the protein MGKMRKPKNSSGGQNGVGLPPKQLSLNKLGKKRKAKDEDAYETDLPAKHLGLAKHITNQDKRLIVILERAQLESVKVGSVFELMNSDDHAHVLKKMNRESGSCRPDITHQCLLMLFDSPLNRAGLLQVYIHTERNVLIELNPQTRIPRTYKRFAGLMVQLLHRFSVRANNGPKLIKVIKNPVESHLPVGCRKLLMSFSAEKVQSPREFVPSEEPIAIVVGAMANGKVTTSYTEEDISISNYPLSAALTCSKLCSAFEEGWGVI; encoded by the exons ATGGGCAAGATGCGTAAGCCTAAGAATAGTTCTGGTGGCCAGAACGGGGTGGGTTTGCCGCCGAAGCAGTTGAGCCTAAACAAATTGGGCAAGAAACGCAAGGCGAAGGATGAGGACGCATATGAAACAGATTTGCCTGCGAAACACCTGGGGCTGGCCAAGCACATCACCAACCAGGACAAACGTCTTATTGTCATCCTTGAAAGAGCCCAGCTTGAGTCTGTCAAG GTGGGAAGTGTTTTCGAGCTGATGAACAGCGACGACCATGCCCACGTATTGAAGAAGATGAATCGGGAGAGCGGCTCTTGCAGGCCAGACATCACGCACCAGTGTTTACTCATGCTTTTCGACAGCCCATTGAACCGTGCTGGATTACTCCAG GTCTACATCCACACTGAGAGGAATGTTTTGATTGAATTGAACCCTCAGACTCGAATTCCAAGGACCTACAAAAGGTTTGCAGGACTAATGG ttcagCTTCTTCACCGATTTAGTGTGCGAGCCAATAATGGTCCTAAGCTTATTAAAGTGATCAAGAACCCTGTAGAAAGTCACTTGCCAGTAGGCTGTCGAAAGCTTCTGATGTCATTCTCCGCAGAGAAGGTTCAGAGCCCTCGGGAGTTTGTTCCTTCAGAAGAACCTATCGCCATCGTCGTGGGAGCAATGGCCAATGGAAAG GTAACAACGAGTTACACTGAGGAGGACATTTCAATCAGTAACTACCCCTTATCGGCTGCATTAACTTGCTCCAAGTTGTGTTCGGCTTTTGAAGAGGGCTGGGGAGTGATTTAA
- the Arc42 gene encoding short-chain specific acyl-CoA dehydrogenase, mitochondrial → MSLIAIRNLCLRQSSACFSPSRKMSSALTSLPSTHQMLQKTCRDFAEGELKPIAAKLDREHLFPKEQVDKMGKLGLMAIDVPEELGGSGLDYLAYSVAMEEISRGCASAGVIMSVNNSLYLGPINKFGNAKQKEQFVTPFTDGSRVGCFALSEPGNGSDAGAASTTAKDKGGQWVLNGTKSWITNGYESEATVVFATTDKAKKHKGISAFLVPKPIEGLALGKKEDKLGIRASSTCNLVFEDCQIPKENILGEPGMGFKIAMMTLDAGRIGIASQALGIAQASLDCAVDYASKRIAFGAPITKLQSIQNKLAEMALRIESARLLTWRAAALKDEGKNYTKAAAMAKLAASEAATYASHQCIQVLGGMGYVSDMPAERHYRDARITEIYEGTSEIQRLVIAGNLLKEYGL, encoded by the exons ATGTCACTAATTGCTATCAGAAATTTGTGTCTGCGACAGAGTTCAG catGTTTCTCTCCATCGAGGAAAATGTCTTCTGCTCTCACTTCGTTACCATCGACGCATCAGATGTTGCAGAAAACCTGCAGGGACTTTGCAGAAGGCGAACTGAAGCCGATAGCTGCCAAACTGGACCGAGAACACCTGTTTCCGAAAGAACAG GTCGACAAGATGGGGAAGTTGGGTCTGATGGCGATCGATGTGCCTGAGGAGCTGGGCGGCTCTGGCCTCGACTATTTGGCCTACTCAGTGGCAATGGAGGAAATTTCGCG AGGGTGTGCCTCTGCTGGGGTCATAATGAGCGTCAACAACTCTCTGTACTTGGGACCAATAAACAAATTCGGAAATGCCAAGCAAAAGGAGCAGTTTGTCACGCCTTTCACTGATGGCAGCAGAGTTGGTTGCTTCGCGCTCAGTGAGCcag gCAACGGAAGTGATGCTGGGGCTGCCTCCACGACTGCCAAAGACAAGGGCGGACAGTGGGTGCTGAATGGAACAAAGTCTTGGATTACAAACGGATACGAGTCTGAGGCGACTGTGGTATTCGCCACCACAGACAAGGCCAAGAAACACAAGGGAATCAGTGCTTTCTTGGTTCCGAAGCCAATTGAAG GCCTTGCTCTTGGCAAAAAGGAAGACAAATTGGGCATCAGGGCCTCTTCGACCTGCAATCTGGTCTTCGAAGACTGCCAGATTCCTAAGGAGAACATTTTGGGAGAGCCTGGAATGGGATTCAAGATTGCCATGATGACTTTAG ATGCTGGAAGGATCGGCATTGCTTCCCAGGCCCTTGGCATCGCTCAGGCTTCTCTCGACTGCGCAGTTGATTACGCCTCCAAGAGAATCGCTTTTGGTGCTCCCATTACAAAACTTCAGAGCATTCAG AACAAATTGGCTGAAATGGCTCTGCGAATTGAGTCGGCCAGACTCCTGACCTGGCGAGCGGCAGCCCTAAAGGACGAGGGCAAGAACTACACCAAGGCGGCCGCCATGGCCAAATTGGCGGCGTCTGAGGCTGCGACTTATGCGTCCCACCAGTGCATCCAAGTTTTGGGCGGCATGGGTTACGTGTCTGACATGCCTGCTGAGAGACACTACAGGGACGCCAGGATTACTGAAATCTATGAGGGCACCTCTGAGATACAGAGACTTGTCATTGCTGGCAATCTGCTCAAGGAGTATGGATTGTAA
- the LOC135935806 gene encoding uncharacterized protein LOC135935806 isoform X2, giving the protein MSPRGQLALCVPLAVLWLVLAQAGHSARAQQDPMQTSTMGGASRYLRDLDKYYTQVARPSTRSDPLTYEDDDVEYIKASQALRMMKLNELNRFYKARSRPRFGKRTEFHFNSQERDLVFGEMEV; this is encoded by the exons ATGTCTCCGCGTGGCCAACTCGCCCTGTGCGTGCCGTTGGCGGTGCTGTGGCTGGTGCTGGCGCAGGCTGGACACTCGGCCCGCGCCCAGCAGGACCCCATGCAGACGTCCACCATGGGCGGCGCCTCGAGGTACTTACGCGATCTCGACAAATACTACACTCAAGTCGCCAGGCCCAG TACGCGGAGCGACCCGCTGACCTATGAGGACGACGACGTTGAATACATCAAGGCATCGCAGGCGCTGCGAATGATGAAGTTAAACGAATTGAACAGATTCTACAAGGCACGATCTAGGCCACG ATTCGGAAAACGGACGGAATTTCACTTTAATTCACAGGAGCGTGAT CTGGTGTTCGGAGAAATGGAGGTGTGA
- the LOC135935806 gene encoding uncharacterized protein LOC135935806 isoform X3 — translation MSPRGQLALCVPLAVLWLVLAQAGHSARAQQDPMQTSTMGGASSTRSDPLTYEDDDVEYIKASQALRMMKLNELNRFYKARSRPRFGKRTEFHFNSQERDIAGVRRNGGVSVAYENR, via the exons ATGTCTCCGCGTGGCCAACTCGCCCTGTGCGTGCCGTTGGCGGTGCTGTGGCTGGTGCTGGCGCAGGCTGGACACTCGGCCCGCGCCCAGCAGGACCCCATGCAGACGTCCACCATGGGCGGCGCCTCGAG TACGCGGAGCGACCCGCTGACCTATGAGGACGACGACGTTGAATACATCAAGGCATCGCAGGCGCTGCGAATGATGAAGTTAAACGAATTGAACAGATTCTACAAGGCACGATCTAGGCCACG ATTCGGAAAACGGACGGAATTTCACTTTAATTCACAGGAGCGTGAT ATAGCTGGTGTTCGGAGAAATGGAGGTGTGAGTGTGGCATACGAAAATAGATGA
- the LOC135935806 gene encoding uncharacterized protein LOC135935806 isoform X1 — translation MSPRGQLALCVPLAVLWLVLAQAGHSARAQQDPMQTSTMGGASRYLRDLDKYYTQVARPSTRSDPLTYEDDDVEYIKASQALRMMKLNELNRFYKARSRPRFGKRTEFHFNSQERDIAGVRRNGGVSVAYENR, via the exons ATGTCTCCGCGTGGCCAACTCGCCCTGTGCGTGCCGTTGGCGGTGCTGTGGCTGGTGCTGGCGCAGGCTGGACACTCGGCCCGCGCCCAGCAGGACCCCATGCAGACGTCCACCATGGGCGGCGCCTCGAGGTACTTACGCGATCTCGACAAATACTACACTCAAGTCGCCAGGCCCAG TACGCGGAGCGACCCGCTGACCTATGAGGACGACGACGTTGAATACATCAAGGCATCGCAGGCGCTGCGAATGATGAAGTTAAACGAATTGAACAGATTCTACAAGGCACGATCTAGGCCACG ATTCGGAAAACGGACGGAATTTCACTTTAATTCACAGGAGCGTGAT ATAGCTGGTGTTCGGAGAAATGGAGGTGTGAGTGTGGCATACGAAAATAGATGA